One part of the Alligator mississippiensis isolate rAllMis1 chromosome 3, rAllMis1, whole genome shotgun sequence genome encodes these proteins:
- the PAK1IP1 gene encoding p21-activated protein kinase-interacting protein 1 isoform X1 → MELVSGCYEQVLFGFAVRPAENWTAVPDFTHHAHTASLSAVAVNNRYVVTGSRDETIQIYDMKKKIEYGALLQHNGTVTCLEFYGNAHLLSGAEDGLIYIWNTKKWECLKSIKAHKGHVTSLSIHPSGKLALSVGTDKTLRTWNLVEGRSAFIKNLKQNAHIIKWSPSGEKYVVVISNKMDVYKLDTASIIGTISTEKRISSVRFITDSVLAIAGDDEVVRLYNCESQKCLCEFKAHENRIKDIYSFEREGQQVMVTASSDGYIKMWSLNLNKIQDAPSLLCEVNTKARLTCLAVWLDTASETKENSDKAETSSCANEDEQPLITRKRKVCWTDTSDKSTKVEKHVMPKKQKLGGAQQKKKKNLQS, encoded by the exons AACTGGACAGCTGTTCCTGACTTTACCCATCATGCCCACACTGCTTCATTATCAGCGGTTGCTGTGAATAACAGATATGTAGTTACTGGTAGTAGGGATGAGACAATCCAAATCTATGACATGAAAAAGAAGATAGAGTATGGGGCATTGCTACAACATAATG GCACAGTGACTTGTCTGGAGTTCTATGGTAATGCTCACTTACTGAGTGGAGCTGAAGATGGACTAATTTATATTTGGAACACAAAGAAATGGGAATGTCTTAAATCCATTAAAGCACATAA GGGGCATGTGACATCCCTGTCTATTCATCCTTCTGGAAAATTAGCTTTGTCAGTAGGAACAGACAAAACATTAAG AACATGGAATCTTGTAGAAGGACGATCTGCCTTCATTAAAAACCTGAAGCAAA ATGCACACATAATCAAATGGTCCCCCAGTGGAGAGAAGTATGTGGTAGTGATATCTAATAAAATGGATGTCTACAAACTCGACACTGCATCTATCATTGGCACCATCTCAACTGAAAAGCGAATTTCCTCAGTTAGATTTATAACA GATTCTGTTCTCGCTATTGCTGGAGATGATGAAGTTGTAAGGTTGTACAACTGTGAATCCCAAAAGTGCCTTTGTGAATTTAAAGCTCATGAAAACAG AATTAAAGATATATACAGCTTTGAAAGAGAAGGGCAACAGGTTATGGTTACTGCATCCAGTGATGGATACATTAAAATGTGGAGTCTCAATCTCAATAAG aTCCAGGATGCTCCATCTTTACTGTGTGAAGTCAATACTAAAGCAAGGCTTACATGTCTGGCAGTATGGTTGGACACAGCTTCAGAAACTAAAGAAAACTCTGACAAAGCTGAAACCTCATCCTGTG cAAATGAAGATGAGCAGCCATTGATTACCAGGAAAAGGAAAGTTTGTTGGACTGATACTTCTGATAAATCAACAAAAGTAGAAAAGCATGTGATGCCCAAGAAACAAAAATTGGGAGGTGcacagcaaaagaagaaaaaaaatctgcagagcTGA
- the LOC102571162 gene encoding transmembrane protein 14C isoform X2, translating to MRGLGQSAEREETGRMAWDWIGFGYAALVASGGITGYIKAGSVPSLAAGLLFGSLAGLGAYQLSQDPKNVWLSLVASGTLTAVMGIRFFNSGKFMPAGLIAGASLLMVGRLGLKMMEKPHDE from the exons atgcgggggctggggcagagcgcGGAGCGGGAAGAGACCGGGAG AATGGCTTGGGACTGGATTGGCTTTGGCTATGCAGCACTGGTTGCATCAGGAGGAATAACTGGTTATATTAAAGCAG GTAGCGTCCCATCACTAGCTGCTGGTCTTCTCTTTGGCAGTTTAGCTGGACTAGGCGCTTACCAGCTGTCTCAGGATCCAAAGAATGTGTGGCTTTCCCTGG TTGCATCTGGAACATTGACTGCAGTTATGGGAATAAGATTTTTCAACTCTGGAAAATTCATGCCTGCAGGATTAATTGCTGGTGCCAG tCTGTTAATGGTTGGGAGACTCGGTCTGAAGATGATGGAAAAGCCGCATGATGAATAA
- the LOC102571162 gene encoding transmembrane protein 14C isoform X1 — translation MPTRQPCRCSAPAPPICSSPLAPPGGRARACSRRRECRMAWDWIGFGYAALVASGGITGYIKAGSVPSLAAGLLFGSLAGLGAYQLSQDPKNVWLSLVASGTLTAVMGIRFFNSGKFMPAGLIAGASLLMVGRLGLKMMEKPHDE, via the exons atGCCCACCCGCCAGCCTTGCCggtgctcagcccctgcccctcccatctgctccagccccctggccccgcCCGGGGGGCGGGCTCGGGCCTGCAGCAGGCGCCGCGAGTGCAG AATGGCTTGGGACTGGATTGGCTTTGGCTATGCAGCACTGGTTGCATCAGGAGGAATAACTGGTTATATTAAAGCAG GTAGCGTCCCATCACTAGCTGCTGGTCTTCTCTTTGGCAGTTTAGCTGGACTAGGCGCTTACCAGCTGTCTCAGGATCCAAAGAATGTGTGGCTTTCCCTGG TTGCATCTGGAACATTGACTGCAGTTATGGGAATAAGATTTTTCAACTCTGGAAAATTCATGCCTGCAGGATTAATTGCTGGTGCCAG tCTGTTAATGGTTGGGAGACTCGGTCTGAAGATGATGGAAAAGCCGCATGATGAATAA
- the PAK1IP1 gene encoding p21-activated protein kinase-interacting protein 1 isoform X2, producing the protein MEVGWKGSGRSISRNWTAVPDFTHHAHTASLSAVAVNNRYVVTGSRDETIQIYDMKKKIEYGALLQHNGTVTCLEFYGNAHLLSGAEDGLIYIWNTKKWECLKSIKAHKGHVTSLSIHPSGKLALSVGTDKTLRTWNLVEGRSAFIKNLKQNAHIIKWSPSGEKYVVVISNKMDVYKLDTASIIGTISTEKRISSVRFITDSVLAIAGDDEVVRLYNCESQKCLCEFKAHENRIKDIYSFEREGQQVMVTASSDGYIKMWSLNLNKIQDAPSLLCEVNTKARLTCLAVWLDTASETKENSDKAETSSCANEDEQPLITRKRKVCWTDTSDKSTKVEKHVMPKKQKLGGAQQKKKKNLQS; encoded by the exons AACTGGACAGCTGTTCCTGACTTTACCCATCATGCCCACACTGCTTCATTATCAGCGGTTGCTGTGAATAACAGATATGTAGTTACTGGTAGTAGGGATGAGACAATCCAAATCTATGACATGAAAAAGAAGATAGAGTATGGGGCATTGCTACAACATAATG GCACAGTGACTTGTCTGGAGTTCTATGGTAATGCTCACTTACTGAGTGGAGCTGAAGATGGACTAATTTATATTTGGAACACAAAGAAATGGGAATGTCTTAAATCCATTAAAGCACATAA GGGGCATGTGACATCCCTGTCTATTCATCCTTCTGGAAAATTAGCTTTGTCAGTAGGAACAGACAAAACATTAAG AACATGGAATCTTGTAGAAGGACGATCTGCCTTCATTAAAAACCTGAAGCAAA ATGCACACATAATCAAATGGTCCCCCAGTGGAGAGAAGTATGTGGTAGTGATATCTAATAAAATGGATGTCTACAAACTCGACACTGCATCTATCATTGGCACCATCTCAACTGAAAAGCGAATTTCCTCAGTTAGATTTATAACA GATTCTGTTCTCGCTATTGCTGGAGATGATGAAGTTGTAAGGTTGTACAACTGTGAATCCCAAAAGTGCCTTTGTGAATTTAAAGCTCATGAAAACAG AATTAAAGATATATACAGCTTTGAAAGAGAAGGGCAACAGGTTATGGTTACTGCATCCAGTGATGGATACATTAAAATGTGGAGTCTCAATCTCAATAAG aTCCAGGATGCTCCATCTTTACTGTGTGAAGTCAATACTAAAGCAAGGCTTACATGTCTGGCAGTATGGTTGGACACAGCTTCAGAAACTAAAGAAAACTCTGACAAAGCTGAAACCTCATCCTGTG cAAATGAAGATGAGCAGCCATTGATTACCAGGAAAAGGAAAGTTTGTTGGACTGATACTTCTGATAAATCAACAAAAGTAGAAAAGCATGTGATGCCCAAGAAACAAAAATTGGGAGGTGcacagcaaaagaagaaaaaaaatctgcagagcTGA